A part of Verrucomicrobiota bacterium genomic DNA contains:
- a CDS encoding ATP-binding cassette domain-containing protein: MAKDQPVLLEMKDVVIPSTRDGAVPAIQTMQWRIEMGDRWVIGGLPGCGKSALLMTAVGLLNPLQGELELFGIPSRNLSEADHASCRRQLGMLFEGGGRLFAQMTTAENIALPYQYHRNLSFESAVPEVERLLKLTGLKDCGNLSPNRVPRNLCPRVALARALITRPRLLFLDNPLRGMDVRQTRWWSDVIQGLSEGHALVEGKPITVVVTTEDFRPWLDWGDNFAVVRDQTWLEVGNREAVRNHTNPAVQELLAQTAHFD; encoded by the coding sequence ATGGCCAAAGATCAACCAGTGCTGCTGGAAATGAAGGACGTCGTGATTCCCTCGACGCGCGATGGTGCCGTGCCGGCCATTCAAACCATGCAGTGGCGCATTGAGATGGGGGACCGCTGGGTGATCGGTGGTCTGCCCGGTTGTGGCAAAAGCGCCCTGCTGATGACCGCCGTTGGGCTGCTGAATCCGTTGCAAGGTGAGCTGGAATTGTTCGGAATTCCAAGCCGCAACCTGTCCGAAGCCGATCACGCCTCGTGCCGTCGCCAATTGGGCATGTTGTTTGAGGGCGGAGGCCGGCTGTTTGCCCAGATGACGACGGCGGAGAATATCGCCCTGCCATATCAATATCATCGCAACCTGAGTTTTGAGAGTGCGGTGCCTGAAGTGGAACGCTTGCTCAAACTGACCGGTTTAAAAGATTGCGGTAATTTGAGTCCCAATCGTGTTCCGCGTAATTTGTGTCCACGCGTGGCGCTGGCCCGCGCCCTGATTACGCGTCCCAGACTGCTGTTTCTGGACAACCCGCTGCGCGGCATGGATGTGCGTCAGACGCGGTGGTGGAGCGACGTCATCCAAGGGCTTTCCGAGGGACACGCCTTGGTGGAGGGCAAACCGATCACGGTGGTGGTTACCACGGAGGATTTTCGACCCTGGCTGGATTGGGGGGATAACTTCGCGGTGGTTCGGGATCAAACCTGGCTGGAAGTTGGCAACCG